The window ACCCGGCTATCACGCATCAGGGCATGCTTCGGCAGATGACCTGGAAAAGGTAGTGGAGGCGATAGACCCCGGCCTGGTCATCCCGGTGCACACCTTCCGTCCGGAATTCTTCCAGGAACTGGACAGGAAGGTGGCTCTGCCGGTCCCGGGAGTCCCCATCGATATCCTGTGATCTAAAAGATTAGGGATACGCCTCTTTGTCCGAATAAAACGACGGTTCTCCGCCTTCATCCATGATAGGGGAGGTTCGTCCGGAGGCACTCTGCCATGTCCTCCAATGTCGCGCGGATCCCTTCATCGGCCCTTGCTCTCATCAGCTCGGCCAGGCTCCCGTTCTCGATGCGTTCCTCGATCAGCCCAAGGTACGGCCTCTCATCCTGATTGGCGCTCTTCGACGCGATGGCCAGGACCTGGCGCAATTCCTGCCTGAGCTGTCCGGTCCCGCTCTTGATGGCAGCCTCGGTCAGCGAACGCAGGTCCTCGTCATCCTCGGTGAGATGAAAATCCTTCGAGCGCAATAGGGCCAGGGACAGGGCGGTGATCGCCATGTCGGAATGCAGGCACTCCTGCTCGTCGATGGCCTTGATCTCCACGCAGTTCCGGGAGAACCTGACGATCACGCCGCGAGAATCGACCCATTCGTGGCATAGCATCTCCGCGTCATGTTTTCTAAGCTCCCGGTACATTTCCTGCTGGATATCGAGGTAATCCTGCTTCGAGCGCAGCATCTCCGGTATCACCCCATGGGCGATGATCGGCATCCTGCGCTGGTTATCCCGATAGAAGATAAGGCGATTGTCCTCGCTTCCGGTCAGCCGGCCTTCCACATAGGGTGAGCTGGCACCGATCGCCACCAGGTAAGGGATTATGGCCCGGGTGCGGTTGAACAGGCGCACCATCTCCTCATCGTTCGTGAAGGGGACGTTTATCTGGATCGCCTGAATGTTGAGCCAGCCGTGCTGCCTGATGTCGAAAAGACGGTCGTAGACCTCGTAGATCTCCTTGTCCTCATGGTCCCATACCGATGTCTGGTCCAGCTTCAGCAGGGGATGCATCCCCAACCCCAGGAACCGGTACCGGTCCTGGGTCGCCTGATACAGACGTTCCAGGCCGCCATACAGAGTCCTTTCCAGTCCCTGGACCGATGTCCCGGGCAAGGTGGGAACGATCTCTATGACGTTCTTCTGCAGCTCTTTGGAAAGATTCACCTCCCCGAACTGGAACTCGTTGACGACCTCCCCGTTCAGCTCTTCGATCAGAACGTCGTTGATGGGCAGCGGTCGAAAGTCGCGGTCGTTGATCGAATACTCATGCTCGGTGCCGATGGTCATGTGCTCTCACTCGATGGTCAGGTCAGCCACTTTTTCGGTTTCCGGCTCTTCTATACCGCAAACCGTCCAAAGTTCGTCCTCGGGCAGGAAAGCAATGACCCGGATGATCTTCTCGACGGCCGTTTTGTATTGCTCGTCGTACTCCTTGCGGTCCTGTTTGAGAACCGCCACCAACGGGCATATGGATTCTTTCTTGAGGTAGATCTCGATGACCCCATCCTTTACGTCAAAGGTGAATGGACCGGCAACACAGGTCTCTGGTTTGAAGGCCTGTATGGCGCATAGTCCGTTCTCGTTGAACATGACGCACATGCTGTCCTCCTTGACCTTCAGTCTCTTGTACCCGGCGAACTCTATTTTGTCCCCAGACACCCCGTTCTCGGTCATTATATTGATACGCTCATCCGTCAGCGGCGGGTGGGCGTCCTTGCAGCAATGGCCACCGCACTGTTTGCAAACCTCGGTGGCCTTTTCATACCATTCGTCGCTCATACCATTACCTTTCCATCAGGTTCGAGATGATTTCGTTGTATATTTGAGGATAATATTCATCCTCACCGCTCTCGAGAGAAGGGTTATCATTGACCTCTATTACAAATTGTCTCCCGCCACGCTGTTTGATGTCGACACTGTATAACCCCTTCCCGATGGCGCTGGCCGCCTTGATCGCCAGGTCGATCGTTTCCCGGGGAACCTGATCCGGCGGGACCGATTCCGAGGCATAGTCGGGTATCTCGCCCTCTTCGCTGGCTACGATCTTCTCTGACTCTGTGGGGAGAACGTATCGGCAGGCGTACAGCAATCTGCCGTCCAATACTCCGATCTTCCAGTCCTCATCGCTCTCGATGTACTCCTGGGCCACGATCCAGTCCGACATCTTCAGATAGCTTCCGGCGATGCGGTGCGCATCCGTTGGCGACGTCACCTTCTTCACCCGGTTCCCTAGGGTCGTGGATGGCTCCTTCAATATCATCGACCCACCCATGGATTCCAGAAGGTTTCTGATGCCATCTTCTCTGAAGTCGTCCTTCTTGACGAACTCCGTCCTGGGAACAGGCACCCTGGCTTTGATCAGATGCAGGTACATGTTGACCTTGTCCGAGCATATCTGGATCGATCTCGAATCGTCTATGACCGGTATATCGTGCATCTCGGCCATCTTGGAGGCTATGAAGGAGATGTTCAGCGGATCGGTCCGACTGCGAATGAACAAAGCATCGGTCTTTAGGACCTTCTTGATCTCGACCGGGAATATGAAGTAGGAAAGGTATCCCATCCCTTCCGCCGTATCACGACATTTGATCAGTAACGTCAGCTTGCGCGAATAGCTCAATGCCTGCCGGTCCACAAAGATCCCAAGCGTCCTCAATCTAGAACACCCCCAAGGACCAGCCTGACATGACAGACCGATGATGTAAACGCTGAAGCGACAGCCATGTTCCCCAGATCGCTTTGGGATTGCCAATCCGCCCGGCATATTTATGGTTTCGCAGCTAAGGTCAGCGCTCTGGTATTGAATAACGGTAAAGTGGTCCGGTTAAGAGAATGACGAGCGATGACCTCCTATTCCACATATTGACCCTTTGTCGTCCTTCACAGTTAGAGGCCGACTGTAGGACTCATGGTGCAGAGGTGGATCATACGAGGTCGACC of the Methanomassiliicoccales archaeon genome contains:
- a CDS encoding RimK family alpha-L-glutamate ligase, which encodes MRTLGIFVDRQALSYSRKLTLLIKCRDTAEGMGYLSYFIFPVEIKKVLKTDALFIRSRTDPLNISFIASKMAEMHDIPVIDDSRSIQICSDKVNMYLHLIKARVPVPRTEFVKKDDFREDGIRNLLESMGGSMILKEPSTTLGNRVKKVTSPTDAHRIAGSYLKMSDWIVAQEYIESDEDWKIGVLDGRLLYACRYVLPTESEKIVASEEGEIPDYASESVPPDQVPRETIDLAIKAASAIGKGLYSVDIKQRGGRQFVIEVNDNPSLESGEDEYYPQIYNEIISNLMER
- a CDS encoding YkgJ family cysteine cluster protein — translated: MSDEWYEKATEVCKQCGGHCCKDAHPPLTDERINIMTENGVSGDKIEFAGYKRLKVKEDSMCVMFNENGLCAIQAFKPETCVAGPFTFDVKDGVIEIYLKKESICPLVAVLKQDRKEYDEQYKTAVEKIIRVIAFLPEDELWTVCGIEEPETEKVADLTIE
- a CDS encoding glutamate-cysteine ligase family protein; amino-acid sequence: MTIGTEHEYSINDRDFRPLPINDVLIEELNGEVVNEFQFGEVNLSKELQKNVIEIVPTLPGTSVQGLERTLYGGLERLYQATQDRYRFLGLGMHPLLKLDQTSVWDHEDKEIYEVYDRLFDIRQHGWLNIQAIQINVPFTNDEEMVRLFNRTRAIIPYLVAIGASSPYVEGRLTGSEDNRLIFYRDNQRRMPIIAHGVIPEMLRSKQDYLDIQQEMYRELRKHDAEMLCHEWVDSRGVIVRFSRNCVEIKAIDEQECLHSDMAITALSLALLRSKDFHLTEDDEDLRSLTEAAIKSGTGQLRQELRQVLAIASKSANQDERPYLGLIEERIENGSLAELMRARADEGIRATLEDMAECLRTNLPYHG